One Malus domestica chromosome 11, GDT2T_hap1 genomic region harbors:
- the LOC103452293 gene encoding probable leucine-rich repeat receptor-like serine/threonine-protein kinase At3g14840 encodes MMIMFFPRLLPHSLFFVACFVTFAFGATRLPNDEVQTLKGIAKTLGKTGWDFSGDADPCSGQSPWTNTSSPKEIQNTIICHCSDENSTVCHITNIILKAQDLKGTLPLELVDLTYLQEIDLTRNYLSGTIPPEWSSLPLLNISLLGNRLTGSIPKELGNITTLKSLDISFNNFSGPLPQELGSWAHIERLLLCSNNFTGELPETFAKLTKIKDFRVSDSHFFGQIPDFIKNWANLEKLVIQASGLTGPIPPGISRLTNLTDLRITDLSGPESPIPSLEKMKNMKTLMLRSCNLTGKIPLYLAQMKNLKTLDLSFNKLTGEIPSSFDSLPNVAYIFLTGNLLTGPVPAWPRVNVDLSYNNLAIEDASCQPRGGTNLFASSSKGNSSIISCFKTSECPKYLYYSLHINCGGKQFTVPGGKDTVYGDDTFSAGPSSFYKSTTNWALSSTGYFPDDDRPYDTFTWTNETRLSMANPQLYMNARLSPISLTYFGFCLGNGNYTVNLHFAEIMFRNGKTYKSLGRRIFDIYIQGKLVKKDFNIMDEAGVFGDVVIQNFTAPVTNNTLEIRFFWAGKGTTAIPYRGVYGPLISAISVDPNFDPPQPGGSGMPVRAVVGIVVGGVFIILLIFGILWKRGLLGQQKTLEDDLKGVDLQTGKFTFKQLKDATSNFNKANKIGEGGFGSVFKGVLADGTVIAVKQLSSKSKQGNREFVNEIGMISALQHRHLVKLHGCCIEGNQLLLVYEYLENNSVAHALFRANESHLKLDWPTRHKICIGTARGLAFLHEESTLKVVHRDIKATNVLLDKNLNPKISDFGLAKLDEEDNTHISTRIAGTYGYMAPEYAMRGYLTHKADVYSFGILILEIVSGRKNTTYRKKEASFYILDWARHLKEQGNLMDLVDPRLGSDFNKEEMIVAINVALLCCNVTSTVRPTMSSVVSMLEGKAVVQELVSDPNAERIEIDAMRKHFQSSFGRGTGEKQIETGSTEGPWTASSASTHDLYPVNPDSDYWENRSERT; translated from the exons ATGATGATTATGTTCTTCCCTCGACTTCTTCCTCATTCTCTTTTCTTTGTAGCTTGCTTTGTAACTTTTGCCTTTGGAGCTACTCGATTGCCAAATGATGAAG TGCAAACTTTGAAAGGCATAGCAAAGACACTGGGGAAGACGGGCTGGGATTTCAGTGGAGACGCAGATCCATGCAGCGGCCAATCTCCATGGACTAATACAAGCTCACCGAAAGAAATTCAGAATACCATCATCTGTCATTGCTCCGATGAAAACTCCACTGTCTGCCATATTACCAACAt AATTCTAAAAGCCCAAGATTTGAAAGGAACACTCCCACTAGAGCTGGTAGATCTCACCTATCTTCAAGAAAT CGACCTGACCCGCAACTACCTGAGCGGTACCATCCCTCCAGAATGGAGCTCTCTTCCACTTTTGAACAT ATCCCTTCTTGGAAATCGTTTGACCGGTTCTATCCCCAAAGAGCTCGGAAACATCACCACCCTGAAGAGTTT GGACATCAGTTTCAATAATTTCTCTGGACCTCTCCCTCAGGAGCTTGGATCTTGGGCCCACATAGAAAGATT GCTGCTTTGCTCAAACAACTTTACTGGGGAGTTGCCAGAAACATTTGCAAAGCTTACCAAAATAAAGGACTT TCGGGTTAGTGACAGTCACTTTTTCGGGCAGATACCTGATTTTATTAAGAACTGGGCAAATCTTGAAAAACT AGTGATTCAGGCTAGCGGTTTGACAGGGCCAATTCCTCCTGGCATTTCTCGTTTGACAAACTTAACTGACTT GAGAATCACTGACTTGAGTGGACCTGAATCACCCATTCCTTCGCTCGAGAAGATGAAAAACATGAAGACACT GATGTTGAGGAGTTGCAACCTTACTGGAAAGATACCTCTATATCTTGCACAaatgaaaaacttgaaaacttt AGACCTCAGCTTTAACAAGCTGACCGGAGAAATTCCAAGCAGCTTCGATAGTCTACCAAATGTGGCTTATAT ATTCTTAACTGGAAACTTGCTGACTGGACCTGTACCTGCTTGGCCAAGAGTCAACGT TGATCTTTCGTATAACAACCTCGCCATAGAGGATGCAAGTTGTCAACCACGAGGTGGCAC TAACTTGTTTGCAAGCTCGTCAAAAGGAAATAGTTC AATTATTTCATGTTTCAAAACTTCAGAGTGTCCAAAAT ATTTGTACTACTCTCTCCATATAAATTGTGGTGGGAAACAATTTACGGTCCCTGGAGGAAAAGATACAGTATATGGTGATGACACATTTTCTGCTGGACCTTCATCATTTTACAAGAGCACAACAAATTGGGCATTAAGCAGCACCGGTTACTTCCCTGATGATGACCGCCCTTATGACACCTTTACATGGACTAATGAAACTAGACTCTCTATGGCCAATCCTCAACTGTACATGAACGCACGCCTTTCTCCCATATCTCTAACTTATTTTGGGTTTTGTCTGGGAAATGGAAACTACACCGTAAACCTCCATTTTGCAGAGATAATGTTTAGAAATggcaaaacatataaaagcttgGGAAGGCGCATATTTGATATTTACATTCAG GGAAAACTAGTGAAGAAGGACTTCAATATCATGGATGAGGCTGGTGTGTTTGGTGATGTAGTCATACAGAACTTTACTGCTCCTGTAACTAATAATACATTGGAGATTCGTTTCTTTTGGGCTGGGAAAGGGACGACGGCCATCCCTTATAGAGGAGTCTATGGTCCACTTATTTCAGCTATTTCAGTAGACCCAA ACTTTGATCCCCCGCAACCTGGTGGAAGTGGCATGCCTGTACGTGCCGTGGTTGGAATTGTGGTTGGAGGAGTCTTCATTATACTACTGATATTTGGTATTCTTTGGAAGAGAGGCCTCCTAGGACAACAAAAGACATTGGAGGATG ATTTGAAGGGTGTGGACCTGCAAACTGGTAAATTTACCTTCAAGCAACTTAAAGATGCCACAAGCAACTTTAACAAAGCCAATAAGATTGGTGAAGGTGGTTTTGGTTCTGTTTTTAAG GGCGTTCTAGCAGATGGCACCGTAATAGCCGTTAAGCAGCTTTCTTCCAAATCAAAGCAAGGGAATCGTGAATTTGTTAATGAGATTGGCATGATTTCTGCTCTGCAACACCGTCATCTTGTCAAGCTCCACGGATGTTGTATTGAAGGAAATCAACTATTGCTTGTCTATGAGTACCTGGAAAATAATAGCGTTGCTCATGCTTTGTTTA GGGCAAACGAAAGTCATTTGAAGTTGGATTGGCCAACAAGGCACAAGATTTGTATTGGTACAGCAAGAGGTTTGGCTTTTCTTCATGAGGAATCAACATTGAAGGTCGTTCATAGAGACATCAAGGCTACTAATGTTTTGCTTGATAAAAATCTTAACCCGAAAATATCTGACTTTGGATTGGCCAAGCTTGATGAAGAGGATAATACACACATTAGCACCCGTATTGCTGGAACTTA TGGATATATGGCGCCCGAATATGCAATGCGGGGTTATCTGACTCATAAAGCAGATGTCTATAGTTTTGGTATTCTCATATTGGAAATTGTTAGCGGGAGAAAAAACACAACTTACCGGAAAAAGGAAGCAAGCTTTTATATTCTTGATTGG GCACGACATCTAAAAGAGCAAGGGAATTTGATGGACCTAGTTGATCCAAGGTTGGGATCAGACTTTAACAAAGAGGAGATGATTGTTGCAATTAATGTGGCTCTTCTTTGTTGTAATGTTACTTCGACAGTTAGGCCTACCATGTCTTCGGTTGTGAGCATGCTCGAAGGAAAGGCTGTTGTTCAGGAGTTGGTCTCGGATCCAAATGCCGAGAGGATTGAGATCGATGCAATGAGGAAACATTTTCAATCTAGTTTTGGAAGGGGCACGGGCGAGAAACAGATAGAAACGGGGTCAACTGAAGGGCCATGGACTGCTTCGTCTGCGTCTACTCACGATCTGTATCCCGTCAATCCTGATTCAGATTACTGGGAGAACAGAAGCGAGAGAACTTGA